One part of the Desulfovibrio desulfuricans genome encodes these proteins:
- a CDS encoding alanine:cation symporter family protein: MYILCVAVAPYLSIRPFWYMAYITNACMAFPKLIALLVLSPIVIAETKNYFQ; this comes from the coding sequence CTGTATATTTTGTGCGTAGCTGTTGCCCCGTATCTGTCCATCAGGCCTTTCTGGTATATGGCGTATATCACTAACGCCTGTATGGCCTTTCCCAAACTTATTGCACTGTTGGTGCTGAGCCCCATAGTCATAGCGGAAACAAAAAATTATTTTCAATGA